A stretch of the Azorhizobium caulinodans ORS 571 genome encodes the following:
- a CDS encoding dipeptidase, which translates to MAGVDEVLNAVDAGLDASLARLSDFLRIPSISTDPAYAAACRQAADFAAEALTGLGLAATVRETAGHPVVIGRTDTGAARRVLFYGHYDVQPVDPLDLWDSPPFEPRIATGTDGKTRIYARGACDDKGQVSTFLEALRALKTVQGKLPVDVTVLLEGEEECGSPSLPAFLAANAEELKADVALVCDTGMWDPQTPAITTSLRGILHTEFTITGADRDLHSGLFGGAARNPIHVLARILAAVHDDTGHITIPGFYDDVAEMPQAVRDAWNALGLTPEAFLGPVGLSVAAGESDRSLIEQIQSRPTFEVNGIYGGYQGQGSKTIIPSTATAKVTMRLVANQDPAKIAAAFKDFVQARLPADCKVTFGKSEGSRAVLVPPDSPDLAKARTALQAEWGTTPVAIGSGGSIPIVGQFKNVLGMDTLLIGFGLDDDRVHSPNEKYDLTCFHKGTRSWVRVLSALA; encoded by the coding sequence ATGGCCGGTGTGGATGAGGTACTGAACGCAGTGGATGCCGGGCTCGACGCCTCCCTGGCGCGGCTCTCCGATTTCCTGCGCATCCCCAGCATTTCCACCGATCCGGCCTATGCCGCCGCCTGCCGGCAGGCGGCGGATTTCGCCGCCGAGGCGCTGACCGGCCTCGGGCTCGCCGCCACCGTGCGCGAGACGGCGGGCCATCCCGTGGTGATCGGCCGCACCGACACGGGCGCCGCCCGCCGGGTGCTCTTCTACGGCCATTATGACGTGCAGCCGGTGGACCCGCTGGACCTCTGGGACAGCCCGCCCTTTGAGCCGCGCATCGCCACCGGCACCGACGGCAAGACCCGAATCTATGCGCGCGGCGCCTGCGACGACAAGGGACAGGTCTCCACCTTCCTCGAGGCGCTGCGGGCGTTGAAGACCGTGCAGGGCAAGCTGCCGGTGGACGTGACCGTGCTGCTGGAAGGGGAGGAGGAGTGCGGCTCCCCGAGCCTGCCGGCCTTCCTCGCCGCCAACGCGGAAGAACTGAAGGCCGACGTGGCGCTGGTCTGCGACACCGGCATGTGGGACCCGCAGACGCCGGCGATCACCACCTCGCTGCGTGGCATCCTGCACACCGAGTTCACCATTACCGGCGCCGATCGCGATCTGCATTCCGGCCTCTTCGGCGGCGCGGCGCGCAATCCCATCCACGTCCTCGCCCGCATCCTCGCGGCGGTGCATGACGACACGGGCCACATCACCATTCCGGGCTTCTATGACGACGTGGCCGAGATGCCGCAGGCGGTGCGCGATGCCTGGAACGCACTCGGTCTGACGCCAGAGGCCTTCCTCGGCCCGGTGGGCCTGTCCGTGGCGGCGGGCGAGAGCGACCGTTCGCTGATCGAGCAGATCCAGTCCCGCCCCACCTTCGAGGTGAACGGCATCTATGGCGGCTATCAGGGGCAGGGCTCGAAGACCATCATTCCCTCGACCGCCACTGCCAAGGTGACGATGCGCCTTGTGGCCAATCAGGATCCGGCCAAGATCGCGGCGGCCTTCAAGGATTTCGTGCAGGCGCGCCTGCCGGCGGACTGCAAGGTCACCTTCGGCAAGAGCGAGGGCAGCCGCGCCGTGCTCGTGCCGCCGGACAGCCCGGACCTCGCCAAGGCGCGCACGGCGCTTCAGGCGGAGTGGGGCACGACGCCGGTCGCCATCGGGTCCGGCGGCTCCATCCCCATCGTCGGCCAGTTCAAGAACGTGCTCGGCATGGACACGCTGCTCATCGGCTTCGGCCTGGATGACGACCGGGTGCACTCTCCGAACGAGAAATACGACCTCACCTGCTTCCACAAGGGCACGCGGAGCTGGGTGCGGGTGCTCAGCGCCCTCGCCTGA
- a CDS encoding esterase-like activity of phytase family protein, with translation MRSFSLTLAVLLAGTALATSLKAEETARAYPATVEGHVVLPAATYIQPPADAPADLKVAGKFTAPDRSRNDQVGSVPGVSFLSPKDAPRATGISMPFPGQAVQGFSGIVNEGNGTFLVITDNGFGSKFNSPDAMLMVHRLAMDFKAGTIERKETLFLRDPDKKVPFPITFEGTPQRYLTGSDFDIESIQKVGDSLWFGEELGPFLVETDLTGKVKGVYATKVDGKVVRSPDNPAITTPPNPSRKVAFEIQRSKGFEGMALSPDGTKLYALLEGPVLNPETGEKEKVDGAEVLRILEFDLQKKEWTGRFWKYPLSVAGNAIGDFNMIDATSGLIIERDDVSEGTPSKRCPEGKVASDCFDKTAQFKRVYKVEFSPETASQLVRKVGYIDLMALKDPNGKAKQGGKDGMLDFPFITIENVVMVDPAHIVVGNDNNLPFSAGRDPNKADDNEFVLLEVGELLKAK, from the coding sequence ATGCGTTCTTTCTCTCTCACGCTGGCCGTGCTGCTCGCCGGCACGGCTCTCGCGACGTCCCTCAAGGCTGAGGAGACGGCCCGCGCCTATCCGGCGACCGTCGAGGGGCATGTCGTCCTTCCGGCCGCCACCTACATCCAGCCCCCGGCGGATGCGCCGGCCGACCTCAAGGTCGCGGGCAAGTTCACCGCTCCTGATCGCAGCCGCAACGATCAGGTGGGCTCGGTGCCCGGCGTCAGCTTCCTGTCGCCGAAGGATGCGCCGCGCGCCACAGGCATCTCCATGCCGTTCCCCGGTCAGGCCGTGCAGGGCTTCTCCGGCATCGTGAACGAGGGCAACGGCACCTTCCTCGTCATCACCGACAACGGCTTCGGCTCGAAGTTCAATTCGCCGGACGCCATGCTGATGGTTCACCGCCTCGCCATGGACTTCAAGGCGGGCACCATCGAGCGCAAGGAAACCCTGTTCCTGCGCGATCCCGACAAGAAGGTGCCGTTCCCGATCACCTTCGAGGGCACGCCCCAGCGCTATCTCACCGGCTCGGACTTCGACATCGAGTCCATCCAGAAGGTGGGCGACAGCCTGTGGTTCGGCGAGGAACTGGGGCCGTTCCTGGTGGAGACCGATCTCACCGGCAAAGTGAAGGGCGTCTATGCCACCAAGGTGGACGGCAAGGTCGTGCGCTCGCCGGACAATCCGGCCATCACCACGCCGCCCAATCCCTCGCGCAAGGTGGCGTTCGAGATCCAGCGCTCCAAGGGCTTCGAGGGCATGGCGCTCTCGCCCGATGGCACCAAGCTCTATGCGCTGCTGGAAGGCCCGGTGCTCAACCCGGAGACGGGTGAGAAGGAGAAGGTGGACGGTGCCGAGGTGCTGCGCATCCTCGAATTCGATCTGCAGAAGAAGGAGTGGACCGGCCGCTTCTGGAAATATCCGCTCTCCGTCGCGGGCAATGCCATCGGCGATTTCAACATGATCGATGCCACCAGCGGCCTCATCATCGAGCGCGACGACGTCTCCGAGGGCACGCCCTCCAAGCGCTGCCCGGAGGGCAAGGTTGCCTCCGACTGCTTCGACAAGACTGCCCAGTTCAAGCGCGTCTACAAGGTGGAGTTCAGCCCCGAGACCGCCAGCCAGCTGGTGCGCAAGGTCGGCTATATCGACCTGATGGCGCTGAAGGACCCCAACGGCAAGGCTAAGCAGGGCGGCAAGGACGGGATGCTCGACTTCCCCTTCATCACCATCGAGAACGTGGTGATGGTGGACCCCGCCCACATCGTGGTCGGCAACGACAACAACCTGCCGTTTTCGGCCGGTCGCGACCCGAACAAGGCGGACGACAACGAGTTCGTCCTGCTGGAAGTCGGCGAACTGCTGAAGGCGAAGTGA
- a CDS encoding zinc transporter ZntB: MKPLNSDGLLDVWLFDGKGGARRIPADEPHPHRPEEGGFIWLHFRRLPHRSDTWLHTHSGIDSHIVEELMETHTRPRCQVLEEGALLILRAVNLHPNSLPEEMASLTMWVDSERIVSVQDQPISAIADYVDSISRRRAPRTQGEMVAELATRLVYRLDLVVSMLIDEADELEDDAQRQAPSDVLPRVLVLRRVAMKLRRHIAPQREALNHFSLEDDPWIGPKDRNRLRDAADRVSRFSEELDTVRERSILIREQIVDRRAEQMNQSMLVLAAVTVIFAPLTLISGMFGMNVGGIPGNTDPAAFWAITVIFIVMGVGMVSLFRRLKWF; the protein is encoded by the coding sequence GTGAAGCCGCTGAACTCGGACGGTTTGCTGGATGTATGGCTGTTCGACGGCAAGGGGGGCGCCCGGCGCATTCCCGCCGATGAACCGCATCCCCACAGGCCGGAAGAGGGCGGCTTCATCTGGCTGCATTTCCGCCGGCTGCCCCACCGCAGCGATACGTGGCTCCACACCCATAGCGGCATCGATTCCCATATCGTCGAGGAATTGATGGAGACGCACACGCGTCCCCGCTGCCAGGTGCTGGAGGAGGGCGCGCTGCTGATCCTGCGCGCCGTGAATCTGCATCCCAATTCCCTGCCGGAGGAGATGGCCTCCCTCACCATGTGGGTGGATTCCGAGCGCATCGTCTCTGTGCAGGACCAGCCCATATCGGCCATCGCCGATTATGTGGACTCCATCTCCCGCCGCCGCGCGCCGCGCACGCAGGGCGAGATGGTGGCGGAACTCGCCACGCGCCTCGTCTATCGGCTCGATCTCGTCGTCTCCATGCTGATCGACGAGGCTGACGAACTGGAGGACGACGCCCAGCGTCAGGCGCCCAGCGATGTTCTGCCGCGCGTGCTGGTGCTGCGCCGGGTGGCCATGAAGCTGCGCCGCCACATCGCCCCGCAGCGGGAGGCACTCAATCACTTCTCGCTGGAGGACGATCCCTGGATCGGCCCCAAGGACCGCAACCGCCTGCGCGATGCCGCCGACCGCGTCTCGCGCTTCTCGGAAGAACTCGACACGGTGCGCGAGCGCTCCATCCTCATCCGCGAGCAGATCGTGGACCGGCGGGCGGAGCAGATGAACCAGTCCATGCTGGTGCTGGCCGCCGTCACCGTCATCTTCGCGCCGCTCACGCTGATCTCCGGCATGTTCGGCATGAATGTGGGCGGCATTCCCGGCAATACGGACCCCGCTGCGTTCTGGGCCATCACGGTCATCTTCATCGTCATGGGCGTCGGAATGGTGTCGCTGTTCCGGCGCCTCAAGTGGTTCTAG